The Candidatus Bathyarchaeia archaeon genome segment CGAGTTAAAATTAAAACCTAAGCCAGCATGGTGGGTTAGGGTTGAAGCAGTTCTCCTCGATCTGGAACCCATCAAATAACGAAAATTGATTGGAGGGGAAGGAGCTTAAATCTAAAAAATATATCGGATTTCAACATATACTTTTATATATTGAATATAAAGGATTTTCTAATCCTTTTCCCCTTTAGGCCTTAGGGAAAATGCCTCGCGCGAGGCCTGAAAAAAATGAGCTTGTTATCTTGACGAAATACTATAACATGAGTCTTTAAAGGAAGAAGAGTATTCTCAATCTCCACGCCATTAACGTGGATGCTTTTCATCCATCATTCAATAAGGCACCTCGACTAAGCGTAGCTTAAGTTTTACCGGTAAAATGGTGCGGGGGGTGGGATTCGAACCCACGAAGGCCTACGCCACGGGATAACCCACGGGCGCTGTCTTGAGTGTGGCGCGCGCGGTCAGGCGCGGCCCGCCCATTTGACCTTTAGAGGCGCTTGATGCGCAGGCTCTGGGACCCCCGCTCACGTTTATTTAAGGGCTACTTGACACTTAATCTTTTTGTTAGCGTGGTCTGCCAGTCCATCTTTGAAGCATCTCTCCAACCACGGCCGCCACTAGAATTTTGGGTTTGCTCCCTTAACCCTTTCTTCAGCTTATTTAAGATCGCCTTTAATTATGCTAGCCGCTTCTAACCTACAAACAATGCCCTTAAATTGCGGTTTTTTCTCGGCCGCGTACCGTGTGATATCGGCTTCATGATTAAATTGTTTCTGGAAAAAAGTAAGATTCGATTGATTTAGAGATAAGTGGCGCTAGCTTTCATGTGGTGATGACGACCTTTTTAAGCTTTTCAACCGCCTCCGGATTCTGCAGAGTGGTGACGTCTCCAACTTCTTCTTTCACGACGATCCTGCGGAGTATGCGCCTCATGATTTTGCCGCTTCGGGTTTTAGGCAGCTCGTCCACGAAGTATATTTTTTCAGGTCTCGCCGTTGGGCCTATGACCTTTTCAACCTGCTTCACAAGCTCCTGCTCCAAGTTGGGTGATGGCTCTCCTCCAGCCAGCACCACGAAGGCAACCGGCACCTCCCCCTTAATTTCATGGGGGGCTCCTACAACGGCGCTTTCAGCCACCAATTCATGCCGGTTTAACGCGTCCTCCACCTCGGCCGTTGAAAGCCTGTGGCCCGCCACCTTCAACACGTCGTCTACCCGGCCTGTTATGCGGATGTTTCCCATATCATCGTAGATTCTAGCGCCGTCTCCCGTAAAATAATATTTTTCGCCGAACCTGCTGAAATATTGCTCTTTATACCTTTCAGGATCCTTATACACGGTTCTCAGGAGACTAGGCGCGAATGGGCTTACCTGAACCAAGTATCCGGCCTCGCTTTCCTTCCCCTCCTCGTCAAGAATGATATGCCGTGTTCCTGGGAAGCTTCTACCGGCCACTGTGGGTATGAATGGACCGATCCCCGGTAACGAGTTTATTAGGGTTCCACCGGTCTCCGTCTGCCACCATGTGTCGATGATCGGGCATCTCCCACCGCCTATCTTTTTGAAGTACCACATCCACGAGTCATAGTCTATCGGCTCCCCCACGGTGCCTAGGATCCTTATGGATGAGAGGTCATGGCCTTTAAGCCACTCGTCACCCCATTGAATGAACATTCTTATCGCCGTGGGGGCGGTGTAGAAAACTGTGACACCGTATTTTTCAACGATCTCCCACCACCTATCCGGCTTAGGGTAGTCTGGGGCACCCTCGAACTCGAGCATCGTGGCCCCATTTAGTAAAGGGCCATAGCATCCATAGGTGTGGCCTGTAACCCATCCTATGTCAGCGGTGCACCAGAATAAATCCTCGTCATGTAGGTCGAAGTCCCATTTCGCGGTCCAGTAGGCCTGAACGGCGTAGCCGCCGGTGTGGTGGACAATGCCCTTTGGCTTACCAGTGGTGCCACTGGTATAGAGTATGTATAGAGGATCCTCGCTGTCCATTACCTCGGGCTCACATATTGGAGAGGAATCTTTCATCAGGTCATGCCACCATAGGTCTCTGCCTTCAACCATGGTCACCGGTGTGCCTGTTCGCCGGACGACGACCACGTGCTCAACGCTGGTTCCTTCAACGCCTTGATCGGCCTTCGACTTTAAGTCCAGGGGCTTTCCCCTTCTATAGTATCCGTCGGAGGTGACCAAGACCTTCGGCTCGGCGTCGAGCACTCTTCCTTTCAGCGATTCGGCGCTGAACGCGGAGAAGACGACGCTGTGAACCGCGCCTATTCTAGCGCAGGCCAGCATCGCGACTTGAACCTCAGGGATCATGGGGAGGTATATGGCTACTCTATCCCCTTTTTTAACCCCCAGCTTCTTTAAGACGTTGGCGAATTTGCAGACCTCTCGATGCAATTCAAAATACGTGATGATCCTCGAAGGCTCACCTACGGGCTCGGGCTCCCAGATGATGGCGGCTTTATTCCTCCTCCAGCCTTCAACATGCCTGTCCAACGCGTTGTAGGAGATGTTAAGTTTCCCATCTACGAACCACTTGTAAAAAGGAGGCTCCCACCTGTAGGTTTCCGACCACCGTTTAAACCACACTAACCCTTCCTCAGCTTTTTCAGCCCAAAATCCAACAGGGTCTTTGGACGCTTTTTCATATATGGATGGATCTGAAACCCAAGCCATCTTCTTCATTTCTTCCGAAGGCCAGTAAACGCCTTTATTCTTCGGATCCTCGACAACCCACTTCTTCGCTTCTCGCATTAACGCTTTCACCGTTTATTTTATTGAATGCGAAGGCAACTATGCGAAAAAATATTTAAAGGTATCGCGACTCAACGCTCGCCGAACCGAAAGCCTATTAAATCAACCTCAGGTGTTCGACGCGTAAAACGGCTAAAAAGGATTTCACACGTTGGCTTACTTCACTTACACCGTATCCTCCTTACGCTACCTATGCGAAATCTCCTGTTCTACGGACCCTAACATGCGTCGCATGGGTTCAAGGTTGGCTTTAAACCATCGTGCGCTGGGTTTCCCTGGCTTGATGAGGCTTATCACGGGTTAGGGAAATCGGTATTTCCATTTCGATATGTATCCATGGAAGGGGCAGAGCCATCGGTTTCTCGGTTCCCAATATAAAATGTGGCCGCAGTATGGGCAGAGGTAGGCTCTAGGTGGAAGCTGGCCTGGTCTGAAGTATAGGGGGTAAAGGTACGGGTATGGATAGAGGTACATAGTACTTCACCTCAAACTATATTGCCCACTTATATTAATTGATGTGAGGTTGAGGCTAAAAGCTTTTATCGAACCGTTGGTCGACTTCGAGACGTGAAAAGAAAGGGGGCGTTTGTTTTTTTAGGTTTTTCGCTACTTTCTAGGGGTGGCTAACATTATTATAAGTGATCCTATGAGCAGGGATACGACGCCTGTGATGATCCATGAACTCCATTTGGATAAGTATGTGCTTAAAAAATCCACGAGCCCGATCCAGATGAAGAGTAATCCTATGCCGGCCAATAGGCCTCCTATCATCGCCTTCAAAAAGGTTTTTATGAGCCCTGACACGTATTTTTTGAGGCCCTTAGCGATCGCGTTCGCTACTTGGTTTTTAATGAAGGTTTCTACGGCTTCCCACAGGGATTTGCCCTCTTGACGAGACAAGGGGTTTACTCCCTTCTCTTAGCTATGGCGATGCCGAAGCCCAGCCCTATGAGGAAGGCTATGCCGAGGGCGATTAACTGGGCGTTGTCGATTTCCCCGTATCCTCCAACCTTCTCAACCATGCCCTTCAGGCCGGAGAGCTTCTCCTCGGCGATTTTCCTTATCTCCTGGATAACCTGTTTGGAGAGGCCTCTCGTCTTAGAGGCGCCTTCTTCACTCAACCTTTAAACCTCCCATCATAGGTTTTTCCTCATCCTTCTATTTAAATGGATGTGGTTAAGGCTTTTCTGAATAGGGGTCGGTAGCATGGCCCGTATTGAATGATGCCCTCTCTCCCCTCGTAGTTTAGCCTGCGGATGACCAGCTCGACCGGCATGTTCTTTCTCAACTCGTCCAACTCACAGTCCACTAGAAGAACTTGTCCGCCCTTATAGAAGCTGTAATTTGACTTGAACCTTTCATGGATCTCTATGGGGCGGTATTCTTTCAGGATTCCAGTCCTCGGATACTTTAACGTTGTGAGGGCTTTCTCGCATTCCCATCGGAGACATCTTTTCCTAGGAGGGTAGTATATTCTTTTACAGCCTTCGCATATCTGCGCTTCAACGAACACAGCTTCTTCCACCCCCTCCACAACCCCAATTATCCTGGAGCGCATGAAGAACCTTTTAGCGCCAGTCATTCGTTCCCTAATATGGTTCAGATAGATATTTAACGGGATCTCTCGACGTCTGTTTATATAATCCTCCACCTTAGGGGTTAGCCCACGCTTCTTCTCGATCTCATCTTTCACCTTAAACCACATCGCCACAGAGTAGGCGCCCGATCCATATGATACGGCTAGTATGTTCTGGCCAGGTTGAGCGTTGTCGAGGATCGCGGCTAGGGTGATAGGGGTTGAAGCCGCATACGTGTTGCCCATGTCCAGAACCTTCAGCCACGGTTTTACCTTGTTGTCGACATCCTCCTCGGTTAACTTCATTCTCTCCGCTATCTCTTCCCCAAAGACGTTTGGGTCAGGCTCGGATAAGGTTCTACAAGTCTTCAGTGGAAGATATCCTGAGGGTTGATGGAAGGTTATCGCGTCGAAGTCGGATAACTTCAACCCTTTATGGCGTTCCAAAAGGCCCTTTATCGCTCCTGTGACATGTGTGATGTAAGCGTCCACGGTGGTTTTACCGAAGTGGCTGGGAACGGGCACGCCCTCCCTTCTCCAGAAATCCATGTACAGCGAGGAGTAGGGGGCTACGTCCACTATGTCAGCTATTGTTTTATCCCTACCGATCACGTAGGCGGCGGCTCCTGAGCCGCAGGCATATTCCAATGGATCTCCTATAGGGGCTTGAGCGATATCTGAGCCGATTACAAGTCCATAATCAATCTCAAGGGCCTCAACCTGATTTTTCACGAAGTCCATGCCTTGCATAGCGGAGTTACAGGCTCCCTCCAAGTCGGATACGTAAACCCTTTCCCCTATGCCGACGAAGGACGCGGCATGCCTGGCTGAAGACCCCACCGCGTAGGGCTTAGACTCTGAGCCTAATACAACGGTGCCAATTTTTTTAGGGTCAATATCAGCCATGGCTAAGGCGTTTTCAGAGGCCTCCGTCGCCATCGTCGTCACGTCTTCCGAGTAGTCGGCGATGGATTTATACCTGAGCAGTAAACCGTCTCTAACCTTTTCCACGAGGCCTTGGAGGTCTGGGCGACCCTGCTCCCTAGCCTTGACTATAACTTCGGTTTCTATCCTCTTAACTGGTATGTAGACCCCGTATCCCACTATGCCCGCTGGATTCCTCTTCAAAAGCATCGTCCTCCAGGCCTGCGGCTTCGAAGAACTAGCGATTCATCGGTATTTAAACTTCACCGCTCGATTATCCAACACTCCTCTACTGTTTCACGCCGCACCTGTAACAGTACTTGGCCTTAGGCTCCAGCTCC includes the following:
- a CDS encoding hydroxymethylglutaryl-CoA synthase; the encoded protein is MKRNPAGIVGYGVYIPVKRIETEVIVKAREQGRPDLQGLVEKVRDGLLLRYKSIADYSEDVTTMATEASENALAMADIDPKKIGTVVLGSESKPYAVGSSARHAASFVGIGERVYVSDLEGACNSAMQGMDFVKNQVEALEIDYGLVIGSDIAQAPIGDPLEYACGSGAAAYVIGRDKTIADIVDVAPYSSLYMDFWRREGVPVPSHFGKTTVDAYITHVTGAIKGLLERHKGLKLSDFDAITFHQPSGYLPLKTCRTLSEPDPNVFGEEIAERMKLTEEDVDNKVKPWLKVLDMGNTYAASTPITLAAILDNAQPGQNILAVSYGSGAYSVAMWFKVKDEIEKKRGLTPKVEDYINRRREIPLNIYLNHIRERMTGAKRFFMRSRIIGVVEGVEEAVFVEAQICEGCKRIYYPPRKRCLRWECEKALTTLKYPRTGILKEYRPIEIHERFKSNYSFYKGGQVLLVDCELDELRKNMPVELVIRRLNYEGREGIIQYGPCYRPLFRKALTTSI
- the acs gene encoding acetate--CoA ligase, yielding MREAKKWVVEDPKNKGVYWPSEEMKKMAWVSDPSIYEKASKDPVGFWAEKAEEGLVWFKRWSETYRWEPPFYKWFVDGKLNISYNALDRHVEGWRRNKAAIIWEPEPVGEPSRIITYFELHREVCKFANVLKKLGVKKGDRVAIYLPMIPEVQVAMLACARIGAVHSVVFSAFSAESLKGRVLDAEPKVLVTSDGYYRRGKPLDLKSKADQGVEGTSVEHVVVVRRTGTPVTMVEGRDLWWHDLMKDSSPICEPEVMDSEDPLYILYTSGTTGKPKGIVHHTGGYAVQAYWTAKWDFDLHDEDLFWCTADIGWVTGHTYGCYGPLLNGATMLEFEGAPDYPKPDRWWEIVEKYGVTVFYTAPTAIRMFIQWGDEWLKGHDLSSIRILGTVGEPIDYDSWMWYFKKIGGGRCPIIDTWWQTETGGTLINSLPGIGPFIPTVAGRSFPGTRHIILDEEGKESEAGYLVQVSPFAPSLLRTVYKDPERYKEQYFSRFGEKYYFTGDGARIYDDMGNIRITGRVDDVLKVAGHRLSTAEVEDALNRHELVAESAVVGAPHEIKGEVPVAFVVLAGGEPSPNLEQELVKQVEKVIGPTARPEKIYFVDELPKTRSGKIMRRILRRIVVKEEVGDVTTLQNPEAVEKLKKVVITT